ACGACGAGCGACTGTTCGAGGCGGGCGAGGCGCTGCTCGACGACGTCAACTGGCGGGGCGTCGCGATGGTGGAGTTCAAGAACGACCCGCGAACGGACACGCCGAAACTGCTGGAGGTGAACCCCCGATTCTGGGGGTCGCTGCATCTGCCGTACAGATGCGGCGTCGAGTTCCCGTGGCTGCTCGTACAGTGTGCGCTCGGCGAGAACCTCGACCCCGTGACAACGTATCCCGACGGCGTCAAGTGTCGGTTTCTGCTTCCGGGCGACGTGTTGAATCTGCTCAGTCGGCGCGACGGGGCCGCGGTTCGGGAGTTCTTCCCCGTGTGGAACGACGGTGCCCACTACGACATCATCGACCGGTCGGACCCGTTGCCGACCGCCGGACGTCTCGCGGCGATGGCTCGGTACTCCGTCGACTACGACACGTGGCGCTACGCCATCGTCCGGTGAGCGCCCGCGGCGGCGACCGTCGCGACGCCGACCGCAGTCTCAGGCGAGGAAGAAGATGAGGACGCTCACGAGTATCGTCGCGCAGGCGATGGCCGCGGCGAACGCCCCGCCCATCGAGACGGCAACGTTGGCGTGGCTGGCGAGCGTCTCCGTGCGGTCGTTGCCGAAGACGGTCACTTCGGCGTGTTCCACGGCCATTCCCGACTCGACGGGTTCGCAGTCGGCGACGGCCTCCGAGACGAGGCGGCGAATCAACGACCGGAGTTCGTCGTGGTCGATGGCCGCGCCGACCTGGTTGTCCGCCTTCACCGTGTTGACGATGTGCGTGTCGGTGGTCATCACCTCGGCGTTGTCGACGAACGCGCCGCCGTCGGCGACTCGCTCGGCGCCCGCGTCGCATGCGTGGCCGCCGTCGCTGCGGGTCGCGCCGACGACGGGCGGTTCCTCGACCACCGCCGACTCCACCGCCTCGCAGAGGTCCGAGACGATTTCGTCGCGCAGACCCGGTTCCATGTTGTTGCCGTCGACGAGGACGTACGCCGTCTTCTGGTCGTCGACTTCCGAGACGGCGACGCGGATGCCGAGCGGTCCGATACCGTCTCGGGGCGTCCAGTCGGTTCGGTCCGACGCGATGCCGAGTTGGAGCAGTCCGCCCTCGGTGTCGGCGAGCGCTCGTCCGACCGCTCCGGCCCCCCGAATCATGTCGAACGATCGGCGACTGCCGGGCGTCACGTGGCCGAGGTCCGGTCCATCCAGTCCGTTGTTGCTGTTGTGGGCGTCGACGAGCAGCACGTCGTCGAGTCCGGCGGTGCGCGCCTCCGTTGCCGCCGAGAGGCCGACCGAGTACTCCACGTCGTCGGCGAAGTTCGGCGCGAACGTCGAGACGACGAGGGCGTCATCGCCGAAGCGCTGCCCGATCAGTTTCGCCTCGCCGGAGTCTACGCGGACGCTCTTCGAAGCTTCGGCGCTGTAGTTGATTCGCTCGTGAGCGTTCTCGGCGGCTTCGAGGATGGTGTCGACCTCCCGCTCGGTAACGAGGTTGAAGTCGTGGCCGGCCGTCGCGTGCGGCGGGAACGCGAGTCCCTCCGCGCGGCGGGCGACACGCTCGGGGAAGTTGCCGCCGCCAATCTCGCCCATCGGTCCCGGGTGAATCATCGGAAGGACGAACTGAGCTTTCTCGTCGCCGTCGGCGTCGCGAAACGCGAGGACGGTGACGGGGACGATGGCCTCCTGACCGAGTTGCTCGAAGAAATCCTCCAGTTCGCGGGAGCCCTCGGCGATGTGACCGATGAACCCTCGGATGAAATCGAGTACCGAGACGCCGAGGCTGTTGCGCCACGGCCGGTCGATGACTTCGAGGAACGCGTAGACGCTCATCGCGTAGATGACGCACATGACGCCGAGGAGGACGAAGTGGTCCGGGTCGAGCGCCGACACCACGTCTGGCGCTTGGGCCGAACGCGAAAAGTACGGCATGAGGTACGCGTCGAGGATCGGACCGCCGACTTCGAGATAGCTTAGCGTCCCGCTGTAGATGAAGAGCAGGAAGGCGGAGGCGAGCGTCTGAATGCTCGCCGGAATCGACGCGACGAGAATCGACGAGCGCGACACCGCCATGATGACGAGCAGTCGGAGCGCGAAGATGGACGCGAGCGCGACCACGAGCACGTCGTAGACGAACCGCTGGTCGAGTGAAGCGAACACGGCGACGATGGCACCGACGGTGAGGAGTCCGACGAGGACTATCTCGCAGGCGAGTGCCAGAAGCGACGACCGGTTCGGCGTCAGTCGACCGCCGAGAAACCGGTCGACGCCGGTGGTCGCGACGCTGGCGACGACGGTCGGAATCCCGACGAAGAAGATCCCCTCCCAGGCGTCTTTGCCGACGAAGAATAAGCCCCGCCACGTCCCGTCCCTGACGCCGGAGTCGAACGCCCCGACGCCGGCGATGGCGGCGATGAGCAGAGCGAACCCGAGGCTCGCGTACCACGACGGGGCACGGAAGATGAACCGCGACAACCCGGCGAGGTTGCTCTGCGTCGCTGTCATGCCGACGAGATTGTGCGCCTGCCTCCTAAAACCTCGCTACTTGTTTCTCCGCGCAGACTGTCCGCGTCGCTGTCAGTCCGGCAGCGAATTACGTCCCGAACGGCCCATCGTCCCGGCCGTTCCCGTCGTTCCGGCCGTTCAGTTCTCGCAGCGGGCGATGAAGTTCTCGAACACTTCCTGCCCGCGTTCGGTGTGGGTGACTTCCGGGTGCCACTGGACGCCGTAGAGGTCGCGGTCGGCGTCGCTCATCGCCTCGATGCCGCAGACGTCGCTCGTCGCGGTGTGAATGAACCCCTCGGGGAGCTCCTTCACCTCGTCGGCGTGGCTCGCCCACACCCGAGTTTCGGGCGCGAGCGACCCCACGAGCGGGTCGTCGTCGTCGAGCACCTCGACGGTTACGTCGGCGTACCCGCCGTAGTCACCGGAGTCGACGCGGCCGCCGAGTTCGCTCGCCATCACCTGCATTCCGAGACAGATGCCGAGAACGGGGATATCGAGGTCGAGATACTCCGCCGAGCGCCCGACGCGGTCGGCGTCCGGACCGCCCGAGAGGACGACACCGTCGGCGTCGACCTCCTCCGGCGGGGTGTCGTTGTCGACGATCTCCGTGTCGACGCCCGCGTCGCGCAACGCGCGACCCTCCAGATGTGTGAACTGCCCGTGGTTGTCGATGACGACGACTCTGGTCATGGCGGGGGTTGGACCGACAAGCCTAAAAACGAATCGGAGTCGGGTCGAAGTGGGCACGTTCGTGCATCGACGAATCCGAGAGCCGCTCGGTTACGGTGAACGCGGTGGACGGCCAATCACGGGGATGAACCGCCGATCGCAGTTGGATCGAACCGTCGGTTTCTCCCGTCCCACTCCAACTGGTCGTTCGCTTCGCGCGTGTCGAGATACACCTCGACGCCGTTGCCGTCGGGGTCGTCGAAGTAGAGTGCCTTGCTGATGCCGTGGTCGACCGGTGCGACCGAGACGCCTCGCTCGTCGAGCGCTTCGTACGTCCCTCGCAACTTCGCAGGCGTCTCGACCTCCCACGCACTGTGGTAGAGACCGACGCCCGGACCGGGATCGGGGGCGTCGTCGCCCAGCGCTTGTAGCGCCAAATCGTGATGGTGTGACCCGAACGAGAGGAACGCGTAGTTCGCGTGGCGTTCGGTCACGTCGAGACCCAAGACCGAGGAATAGAAGTCGATAGCGCGGTCGAGTTCTCTGACCTTCAGGTGGATGTGGCCGAGGTGCGGCATGACTCGTGTAGAACGCGGACTGTCAAGAACGTTCGTCAGTCGTGCGGTCGAACCGCTCGCTCGCCGACCGAAAGCCGAACTCGGCCTGTTCCTCGCTCCGGCGCTGCTCGCGCGCCGCCAGCGCCTCCGTGTCGGGATTCGCGTCGTCGTCGACGCGCGCGAACGAAGTGTGAACTTTGGCGTGGCACCACCGACAGAGCGACACCGTAATCTCGTGGCTCAAGTCGCCTTCGTCGTCGCCGTCAACATCGTTGCTACCGCCGCCGCCGTACGAGAGGTGGTGTTCCTCCAACAGGGGACGCGCGTCCGACTCGTGAGCCATCCGAATCTCCGCCAACCCGCAGCGGACGCACTCGCGGCCGTCGATGGTCGAGCGGTAGTGCGGGCAGTCGCGCCACTCGCAGTCCGCCTCGCCGACGAGACAGCAGTAGTCGTCGGCCCGGCGCTCGCGAGCGAACTCGGGATCGTTGCCCGCGTGCGAAAGCGCGTAGCGACAGCGGCCGTCGCCGGTCAAGTGGTCGCATCGCCCGGCGAACTCGTAGGGGTCGTCCACCCCGACCGGCGTCCCCTTCGGCGTCTTCTCCATATCGCTGCGTATCGTCCCGCTGTTACTTGTACTCTCGACGTTCGATGTCGGTCCAACAGTATCGGCTAGATTCGAAGACACTCACTGAAACCGCCTTATTCGAGTTCGAAATCCTATATAAAATAACTGCAGACATACTGGGGATGAAACGGTAGTTTGAAACCCCCGGATGTTGGAAGATGGATTACAACCAGAGTACTTGCTGGTCGGAGACGCCAGTACGGGCGCGAAATACTCATGAAAGACCACTCACCATCTCACACCGGGCACTCCTACGACACGGACCGCTACCGACAACGACACGAAGCCATCGTCGACCCCGGCGAGACCGATCTCTCGTTCGCCGTCATCGACGCTATCGCCGCCGTCGAAGGAGTCGATCCGCTCGACCTCGACCCCTTCATGCACGAATCTATCAACCCCGACGCGCTGAACAGTCTCTTCGCCGGAACCGAGGAGACGGGTCTCGGCGGTTCGGTCGCGTTCGAGGCGCTCAGCTACACCGTCGTCGTCGAGAGTCACGGTCGAATCACCGTCTACGAACAGAAAGACGGCGGCGGGCGGCGGGCGCTCGCGGCCGGGATGCGGTAGTCGACCGTCGGAGAATCTGACATACTTTTGTGGTTCCGTCGTGACGCCGAGTCGTGCAACTCGTTCACGAGGGTCGGCGACCTATCGCGACTAGCGTCGAGTTCGCAGATACGTTTCTCGCACAGGCCCGCGGACTGATGTTTCGACGGTCGGTCCCCGACGACTACGCACTCGTCTTCCGGTTCAACGAGGCGGAGCGACGGAGCCTCCACATGCTGTTCGTGCCGTTTCCGATCGACGCGCTCTGGCTGGTCGACGGAGAGGTGACGAAGCGCGCTCGACTCTCGGGGTGGACCGGTCTCGGGTGGGGAACCGCCGACACCATCGTCGAACTCCCCGCCGGGGCCGCTGACGGCGTCGACATCGGCGACGCGGTGGAACTTGTCGAGTGAGCGAACTACCGGCGACTGAACCGGCATCGATCGAACCGACCGCGGCGGTGGATCCGACTGGCAAGTTCTGTCATACCCCACAAGTTGATATGGCGACGGTCCAAGGAGGCATCTACAATGTCGGACCATTCCAGTCCTGGCACGGAGGATAGGGTAAGTCGCCGCGAGGCGACTGGCCGAGAAATTCCGCGCCAAAGATAACTTCTCGACCGACGACGCGAACGCGACTGCCAACCCGTTCGCAGCGTCGCTCGACGGACGCGACGTACTGCTTTTGGATACGACGCTCAGAGACGGCGAGCAAGCGCCGGGTGTCTCGCTCTCGACGGCCGAGAAGGTCGAAATCGCACGTGCGCTCGACCGAGCGGCGGTGCCGTTCGTCGAAGCCGGGAGCGCCTGCACCGGCGCGGGCGAGCGCGACGCGATCGGTCGCGTCGCCGACCTCGGTCTCGACGCGACGGTAACGAGTTTCGCCCGCGGCGTCCGCGCCGACGTGGACCTCGCACTCGACTGCGGCGTCGACGGCGTCAACCTCGTCGTCCCCGCCAGCGACCGCCACGTCGAGCGGAAGGTCGGCACCGACCGCGATGCCGTCGTCGAGACGACGGTGGAACTCGTCGAGTACGCCCGCGACCACGGTCTGTGGGTCGAGGTGCTCGGCGAGGACGGCTCCCGAGCCGACGTCGACTTCCTCGACCGCCTCGCGGCGGCGGCACACGACGCCGGAGCGGACCGCTTCTGCTACTGCGACACCGTCGGCCACGGGAGTCCCGAGCACACCGAGCGCGTCGTCTCGCGACTTGCCGGGCACGGCCCGACGAGCACGCACGTCCACGATGACCTGGGCTTGGCGATGACGAACGTCCACGCCAGCCTCCGGGCGGGTGCGGACCTCGTCCACGCGACGGTCAACGGTGTCGGCGAGCGCGCGGGCAACGTCGCGCTCGAAGAGGTGGCCGTCGCGCTCTCGCACTGTTACGGCGTCGAGTGCGCGAACCTCGAAGAACTCTACACGTTAGCACAGACCGTCGCCCGTGCGACGGAGACGCCGCTGCCGCCGAACAAGGCCGTCGTCGGCGAGAACGCCTTCGCCCACGAGAGCGGCATCCACACCGACGGCACGCTGAAGGACGAGGCGATGTACGAACCGTACCCGCCCGAACTGGTCGGCCGCGAGCGACGCCTCGTGCTCGGCAAACACGCCGGGCGCGCAGGCGTCCGCGCGGCGCTCGACGAACACGGCGTCGAGGTGTCCGACGACGAACTCGCGAGAGTCGTCGAGCGCGTCAAGGGCCTCGCCGAGCGGGGCAAGCGCGTCACCGACGCCGACCTCCTCACCATCGCCGAGGACGTGCAGGGTCGCTCCCGCGAGCGACGCGTGAGACTGGTCGACCTGCAGGCGACCAGCGGCGGCGGCGTGCCGACCGCGAGCGTCCGCCTCGCCGTCGACAACGAGGAACGCGTCGCCGCCGGAACCGGCAACGGCCCCGTCGACGCCGCCGTTGAGGCGGTTCGGACGGCGCTCGGTCCCGACGCCGCCTTCCAGTTGGAGTCGTACCACGTCGACGCCATCTCCGGCGGCACCGACGCCGTCGTCACCGTCGAAGTCGAACTCTCCCGCGGCGACCGGTCGGTGAGCGTCGCGGCGTCGGACGCCGACATCACCCGCGCGAGCGTCGTCGCGATGGTCGACGCGCTAGACCGACTACGCGCCCCGAAAGCGGTCGCTGATGCGTCCCTCGCCGACGACTGACCGGCGACCGCCGACTGTCGACTGGAGATGACGGATCGGCGACCGACCACCGACCGCGGTCGTCGTCCCCGGTCACAACTCGAAGGACCGCGTAACGAAGTCAGTCGTTTTACTTATCAGGAAACTTATAACGAACGGTGAAAATAGTGGGCGCATGAAACGTCGCCGCTTCTGCGCTCTCCTCGGAACGGTCGGTGTCGGCGGAACCGCCGGCTGTACGCGACTTCCGACGTCCGGCAGAGACGCCCAGTTTCCGCCCGCCGCCCGCGACGCCGAGTCCGACATGGCGCTCGACAGCAGCCCGGCCGAACGCGTCGACGTCGGCTCCCGGTTCGGGGTGCTCCGCCCGGAGACCAACGGACCGCACGACCTGCGGGTGTGGAACGACGGCCCGGCCCGCAAGATAACCGTCTCGGTCCACCGCAACACGTTCCCGGCCCACGAGGCGTTCGAACAGGCGTTCGACCTCGCCGCCGACGCGTACGTTTCGCTGACGCTCCACCGTCCGGCGGCGTACGCTATCGTCGTCGCTGCCGCCGAAGCGTCGGCGACGGTGGGCGTCGACCGGTCGAACTTCGACTGTAACGACTCGGCGACGACCGTCGCGGTGCGGAGCGACGGGACGTTCGAGGCCTCGACGCAGACGACGACGATGGGTTGCGGTCCGTTTTAGCGGACGAGGGGAGAACGAACTGCAGCGGGCGGAGGCGCGAAGCGATTGGAAGTGGGGTGAAGACGGAAGTAGATGAATCGAAGTAACTCGAACTCCAACACCGACCCGTCACCGTGAGCGAGTTCCTCGTCGAAGTGAAACCGTCGGCCCGACGGACGAACGGCGCGGTCGGTGCAGCCGTCGTCCGCCGCGGGTCCCGCCGCCGCTTCGGGACGCGCGCGGACGCCGAATCGTGGGCTGCGTCGCTCTCCGACCGCGGCGAGCGCCGCGTCTGGATTCGGGTCGCCGACCCTCGCGACGACTCCGACACCGACGGCTACCTCGTCGGGCGACGCGGGACGATACCGCTCGACGGAGCGTACGACAAGCGACGCTGGCGACTTCGCGGCGGGAGCGGCGGCGAGCAGTCCGGGTTCGACCGGTTCTAATCGCTCCCGACCGGAAACGGGTTGGTATCGGCGTACTCGCGGACGTACACGTCGACCAGCGCCTTCAGCACGCCGAGGACGATCGGACCGAAGAAGATTCCCATGAAGCCGAGCGCCGCGATGCCGCCGAAGATACCGATGACGAACAGTCCGGGGTTGAGGTGCGCCTCCCGCCCGCCGATGACAGGGCGGAGATAGTTGTCCGAGAGACTGACGACGACGGCGCCGTAGACGAACAGGAACGCCGCTGAGACGTACTGACCGGTGAACGCCAGATACACCGACGCCGGGAGCCAGACGATGGACGCACCGACGAGCGGCAACAGCGACAGCAGAATCGTCAAGACGGTCCAGAACACGGGGCTCGGGAAACCGACGACGACGAATCCGATTCCGGTGAGGAGACCCTGGACGAGGGCGACGAGAACGTTGCCGACCAGCACAGCCCACATGAGTCGGTCGATGCGGGCGTGGAGTTCATCCTGTATCGGCGGCGGCAGCGGGACCGCCTCTCGAATCCACGCGATGAGAGCCGTCCCGTCGGTCAGCAGGTAGTAGAGCAAAAACAGGAGGACAGTGACACCGATGACCGCGCTCGAGAGTCCGCCGAAGACGTCGACGACGCTGCCGACGAGCGTCGACCCGCTCCCCTGCGCAGAGCCGAACAGCGCCTCGACGGAGACGTTCATCCGGGTGAACTCCTCGAACGGCGTCGACCCCGTCAGCAGGTCGCGAACGGCGTCGACGACCGAGCGCGCCTCCTGGAGGACGACTTGCACGACGAGGGCGATGGGGAGGAGGACGGCCAACGTCGAGACGACGATGAGGGCAGCGGCGGCGGCGCGGGCTCCGACTCGGGGTTCGAGTCGGCGGTGAAGCGGCTTCAGCACGTAGGCGAGAAGCACCGCGGCGAGGACGTACTGGAGAAACGGGAACAACATCAGTACGGAGAGTACGCCGACTGCTCCTATTGCGAACAGGAGAAACGCGCGGTCGCGATCCATACTCGTACAACGAGTGACAAGTGGATAAATCGGCTGGGCTGAACGTCTCGGTTCGGCGAGTCAGGCGGGCAGTCGGCGCGGACGGCGGCGACGCGTCGCGTTCGAAAACCGGTGACGCTACTCGGCGAGTTCGTCCGTCCATGCATCCTCCGGCGACGACTCGCTCTCCTCGCCGCTTCGCAACAGCCGGCGCAGTTTCCGTTCGAACTCCTCGTCGGTCACTTTGCCGTCGGCGTACCGCATCTGTAACACGCTTACCGGGTCCGGGTCGCGAGAGCGGTCGACTGGCGCTCCGTCGGGGCGGCGGTCGAGAGCGGGTTTGCGGCCGACAGTCTCGCACGCCAGCGAGTACGTCGCCGCGAGTCCGACGACGCCGAACAGTAGAAACCCCCACGCCGAGACGATTCCGTCCGGGATGGCGAGGAGAAACGCCAACGAGTCGAGCGTCCGTTCGAGAAATCCTTCGCGGAGCAGTCCGCCGAGCAGGTACGAGACACCCGAGAGAACTAACTCGACACTCAGCGTGAGCGCGAGGAGAGCGACGATAACCTGCGACGTCGACTGCGGGAGCCTTCGCCTGCCGACTGACCTTCGCATACGCTCCGTTTCAAGGGAAGATGGTATGTATGTTTTCGTACCCGTCCGAAATGAAGGGGTGTTTCGGGCGACGAGAGATACGGAACTCTCTCGCGCCGCTCTGAGTTTGGTTTCTGAAAAGCGCCGAGGGAGAGATTTGAACTCTCGAGTCCGAATGGACAGTAGATTTCGAATCTACCGCCTTGGCCAGGCTAGGCTACCTCGGCTTACGTCTCCACTATCGCCCGCCCTCGTTTAATCGGTTTCGATTTCTCCGAGACGACTCACCGCTGTCGGTGACACTCTGGATTGGCCAATGGGTCTAAGTTCACCGAGAACGCCTGTCCGAATACATGGATATCTCCGAAGCAAGCGCCGCCTGTGACCAGGTCCTCGACACGGTGAAGGGCGCGGTCATCGCAGACGACGAGTTCTTCGAGCGCATCATGCTCGGCGTCCTCGCCCGCGGTCACGTCCTCCTCGAAGACGTTCCCGGCACCGGAAAGACGCTCACCGCCCGCAGCATCGCGCAGGCGCTCGGACTCAGTTTCTCCCGCGTGCAGTTCACGCCCGACCTACTGCCCTCCGACGTTACCGGCACGAACATCTTCAACGAACAGGACCGCAGTTTCGAGTTCTCCGAAGGCCCCATCTTCGCGAACATCGTCCTCGCCGACGAGATCAACCGCGCGCCGCCGAAGACGCAGGCCGCCCTCCTCGAAGCGATGGAAGAGGGACAGGTGACCGTCGACGGCGAGACCCACCAGTTGCCGAAACCGTTCTTCGTCATCGCGACGCAGAACCCCGTCGAACAGGAGGGGACGTTCCCGCTGCCGGAGGCGCAGGTCGACCGCTTCTCGGTGAAGACGGCCATCGGCTACCCCAAACTCGACGGCGAAGTTGAACTGCTGCGCCGCCGCGCCGGACGCGACACGCGCAGTCCGTCCGTCGAGACAGTGCTCTCGCAGGACGAGGTGCTGGCGATGCGCGCGACGCCCGAGCGTGTCCGCGTCCACGACGACCTGCTGCAGTACATGGCCGAACTGACGCAAGCGACGCGCAGCGACCGCCGCGTCGCCGTCGGCGTCTCCCCGCGCGGAACCCAGCGGATGTTCGAAGCCGCCCGCGCGCGCGCCGTCTACGCGGGCCGCGAGTTCGTCACGCCCGACGACGTGAAACGCGTCAGCCACCCCGTACTCGCCCACCGCCTCGTGCTCACGCCGGACGCGAAAGTCTCCGACGTGGACAAAGGCGACGTGGTCGACGACGTGCTCAACTCCGTGGACGTACCGACCGTCGACTTCGAGAGGCGGTAGCGCCCACCGTCGGTCCGATTCGGTTCTTCGTTCTCACTCGCGGAGCGCCGCCACGAGCGCGACGACGCCCAACAGCAGGAACACGAGCGCGGTCACCGGCTGCCCGCCGCCGGCGGCTCGGTACGCGCCGTAGCCGAAGACGGTGGCGACGGTACCGACCACGAGCGTCGACGCCGCGTGGACGAGTTCGGCGCGGGTCGTGTCCGTCTCTCGACCCAGTTGCTCGCCGATTCCGATTCCGTTCTCGCCGACGTCCCACGCGAACACCGCCGCCAGCAGGCCGACGAGCAGCAGTTCGGGACCCGACCCCGCGATGCCGCCGAAGACGACGGCGGCGAACAGCGCGAGGCCGCCGGCGGTCACCACCCGCCGCGCGCCGACCAGCAGTCCTCCGGCGAGGACGACGACACCGGCGGCGGCGGCTGTCAGCGCCGTGGTCGAACTCAGCGCCGCCGCCACGAGACAGACACTGGCGCCGACAATCGACAGCGAGACGCTCAGAAGCGCCGGCTTCCGCGTGATTTCGCTCACGACGACCACCGTTCCCGCGCGCGGGCGAGTTCGGTCGCCAGCGACTCGTCTCCCCAGTCGATGACGCGGATGCCGGCGCGCCGGAGCCGACTCATCCGGTTCCGGCGCTCGACGCGCGCGAGGCGGCGACCCGGCGTCTGGTCGGCCGTCGGGTCGGGGCTGACGACGGTGACGAGGTGGCCGTAGGCGTCGAGTCGCCGCGCTGCGGTGACGACGTAGTCGTCGACGAGCGGCGAGAACAGAATCACCTGCGCGTCCGACGGGAGGCGACGCTGGAGCCGACGGAGGCGAATCGAGGGGAAGAATGCACTGTCCTCGGACGGCGTCGGCGCGAGCGACGGGTGCGTCGCCAGCAGTCGACGCCCGCGCGCTCGATGGTCTTCGCCCGTCCCTGGCGGCAACCAGAGTTCCTCGGCGGCGAACGTCGCTAACCCCACGCGGTCACCCCCGTCGAGCAGCGCGACGAACGTCTCGCCGGCAGCCTCCGCCGACCGCTCGACGGCGTTCGGCGCGTCCTCCTCCGGCGCGAGATACGCCTGCTCGCGGGCGTCGACGAGCAGTACGACGGTCGCCGCGCGCTCCTCGCGGAACTCCGTCGTCGCGAGTTCGCCGGTCCGCGCGAGTCGATTCCAGTCGACGCGCTTGAGCGGGTCACCGCGGCGGTACTCGCGCGTCGAGGTGAACTCCAGTCCCGCGCCCGCCACGTCCGTCGTGACGCGTCCGGCGTACTGCGTCGTCAGGCCGCGAAGCGGGAGGTTTTCGGTCGCCGATAGCGTCGGCTCGCAGCGAAGCACCGTCTTCGCGTTCGTCTCCGTCGAACGCTCGTTGCTCCCGCTCGCGTTGCGGACGATGAGCCGCATCGGCTCCCACTCGTGTTCGCCGCGCACCGCGCGAACGGCGTAGGAGAAGCGTGCCCGCTTCCCCGGCCTGAGCGCGGTTCCGAGTCGGGCGGTTCCCTCGGTCACCTCCAGGGCGGGCGGGACGCCGTCGACGACGCGGAGGTCCAACAGCGCCGACTCGCCGGTGTTGCGGACGGTGACGCTGACGCGGACCTCGTCGTC
This genomic stretch from Haloprofundus salilacus harbors:
- a CDS encoding DUF2070 family protein — protein: MTATQSNLAGLSRFIFRAPSWYASLGFALLIAAIAGVGAFDSGVRDGTWRGLFFVGKDAWEGIFFVGIPTVVASVATTGVDRFLGGRLTPNRSSLLALACEIVLVGLLTVGAIVAVFASLDQRFVYDVLVVALASIFALRLLVIMAVSRSSILVASIPASIQTLASAFLLFIYSGTLSYLEVGGPILDAYLMPYFSRSAQAPDVVSALDPDHFVLLGVMCVIYAMSVYAFLEVIDRPWRNSLGVSVLDFIRGFIGHIAEGSRELEDFFEQLGQEAIVPVTVLAFRDADGDEKAQFVLPMIHPGPMGEIGGGNFPERVARRAEGLAFPPHATAGHDFNLVTEREVDTILEAAENAHERINYSAEASKSVRVDSGEAKLIGQRFGDDALVVSTFAPNFADDVEYSVGLSAATEARTAGLDDVLLVDAHNSNNGLDGPDLGHVTPGSRRSFDMIRGAGAVGRALADTEGGLLQLGIASDRTDWTPRDGIGPLGIRVAVSEVDDQKTAYVLVDGNNMEPGLRDEIVSDLCEAVESAVVEEPPVVGATRSDGGHACDAGAERVADGGAFVDNAEVMTTDTHIVNTVKADNQVGAAIDHDELRSLIRRLVSEAVADCEPVESGMAVEHAEVTVFGNDRTETLASHANVAVSMGGAFAAAIACATILVSVLIFFLA
- a CDS encoding GMP synthase subunit A codes for the protein MTRVVVIDNHGQFTHLEGRALRDAGVDTEIVDNDTPPEEVDADGVVLSGGPDADRVGRSAEYLDLDIPVLGICLGMQVMASELGGRVDSGDYGGYADVTVEVLDDDDPLVGSLAPETRVWASHADEVKELPEGFIHTATSDVCGIEAMSDADRDLYGVQWHPEVTHTERGQEVFENFIARCEN
- a CDS encoding VOC family protein; amino-acid sequence: MPHLGHIHLKVRELDRAIDFYSSVLGLDVTERHANYAFLSFGSHHHDLALQALGDDAPDPGPGVGLYHSAWEVETPAKLRGTYEALDERGVSVAPVDHGISKALYFDDPDGNGVEVYLDTREANDQLEWDGRNRRFDPTAIGGSSP
- a CDS encoding DUF7097 family protein yields the protein MEKTPKGTPVGVDDPYEFAGRCDHLTGDGRCRYALSHAGNDPEFARERRADDYCCLVGEADCEWRDCPHYRSTIDGRECVRCGLAEIRMAHESDARPLLEEHHLSYGGGGSNDVDGDDEGDLSHEITVSLCRWCHAKVHTSFARVDDDANPDTEALAAREQRRSEEQAEFGFRSASERFDRTTDERS
- a CDS encoding HalOD1 output domain-containing protein, whose translation is MKDHSPSHTGHSYDTDRYRQRHEAIVDPGETDLSFAVIDAIAAVEGVDPLDLDPFMHESINPDALNSLFAGTEETGLGGSVAFEALSYTVVVESHGRITVYEQKDGGGRRALAAGMR
- a CDS encoding DUF192 domain-containing protein, with protein sequence MQLVHEGRRPIATSVEFADTFLAQARGLMFRRSVPDDYALVFRFNEAERRSLHMLFVPFPIDALWLVDGEVTKRARLSGWTGLGWGTADTIVELPAGAADGVDIGDAVELVE
- a CDS encoding alpha-isopropylmalate synthase regulatory domain-containing protein, with product MLLDTTLRDGEQAPGVSLSTAEKVEIARALDRAAVPFVEAGSACTGAGERDAIGRVADLGLDATVTSFARGVRADVDLALDCGVDGVNLVVPASDRHVERKVGTDRDAVVETTVELVEYARDHGLWVEVLGEDGSRADVDFLDRLAAAAHDAGADRFCYCDTVGHGSPEHTERVVSRLAGHGPTSTHVHDDLGLAMTNVHASLRAGADLVHATVNGVGERAGNVALEEVAVALSHCYGVECANLEELYTLAQTVARATETPLPPNKAVVGENAFAHESGIHTDGTLKDEAMYEPYPPELVGRERRLVLGKHAGRAGVRAALDEHGVEVSDDELARVVERVKGLAERGKRVTDADLLTIAEDVQGRSRERRVRLVDLQATSGGGVPTASVRLAVDNEERVAAGTGNGPVDAAVEAVRTALGPDAAFQLESYHVDAISGGTDAVVTVEVELSRGDRSVSVAASDADITRASVVAMVDALDRLRAPKAVADASLADD
- a CDS encoding AI-2E family transporter encodes the protein MDRDRAFLLFAIGAVGVLSVLMLFPFLQYVLAAVLLAYVLKPLHRRLEPRVGARAAAAALIVVSTLAVLLPIALVVQVVLQEARSVVDAVRDLLTGSTPFEEFTRMNVSVEALFGSAQGSGSTLVGSVVDVFGGLSSAVIGVTVLLFLLYYLLTDGTALIAWIREAVPLPPPIQDELHARIDRLMWAVLVGNVLVALVQGLLTGIGFVVVGFPSPVFWTVLTILLSLLPLVGASIVWLPASVYLAFTGQYVSAAFLFVYGAVVVSLSDNYLRPVIGGREAHLNPGLFVIGIFGGIAALGFMGIFFGPIVLGVLKALVDVYVREYADTNPFPVGSD
- a CDS encoding SHOCT domain-containing protein, yielding MRRSVGRRRLPQSTSQVIVALLALTLSVELVLSGVSYLLGGLLREGFLERTLDSLAFLLAIPDGIVSAWGFLLFGVVGLAATYSLACETVGRKPALDRRPDGAPVDRSRDPDPVSVLQMRYADGKVTDEEFERKLRRLLRSGEESESSPEDAWTDELAE
- a CDS encoding AAA family ATPase, whose amino-acid sequence is MDISEASAACDQVLDTVKGAVIADDEFFERIMLGVLARGHVLLEDVPGTGKTLTARSIAQALGLSFSRVQFTPDLLPSDVTGTNIFNEQDRSFEFSEGPIFANIVLADEINRAPPKTQAALLEAMEEGQVTVDGETHQLPKPFFVIATQNPVEQEGTFPLPEAQVDRFSVKTAIGYPKLDGEVELLRRRAGRDTRSPSVETVLSQDEVLAMRATPERVRVHDDLLQYMAELTQATRSDRRVAVGVSPRGTQRMFEAARARAVYAGREFVTPDDVKRVSHPVLAHRLVLTPDAKVSDVDKGDVVDDVLNSVDVPTVDFERR